Genomic DNA from Myxococcus stipitatus:
CTGAAGATTTCTAGAGGAGAGCTTTCATGGCCTACGTCGTCGCCGACCCTTGCATCAAGTGCAAGTACACCGACTGTGTCGAGGTCTGCCCGGTCAATTGCTTCTACGAGGGGGCGAACTTCCTGGTCATCCATCCGGATGAGTGCATCGACTGCGGTGCCTGCGAGCCGGTGTGCCCCACCAAGGCCATCTTCCCGGAGACCGAGCTGCCCGAGAAGTGGAAGGAGTACAAGGCGCTGAACGCCGACTTCGCCGGCAGGTGGCCCAACCTCGCGGAGAAGAAGAAGGAGCTGCCCGAGGCCGAGGATTACAAGACCCAGGAGAACAAGCGCTCCTTGCTGGACCCCGCTCCGGGCAAGTAGTCCGCTGGCGTCCGTGTGATGGAAGAAGGCCCTCCCGCCGGATTCCGGCGAGGGGGCCTTCGTCGTCTGGGGCCGCCTCATTCGGACCGCAGGGTGCTCAGCTTCAGGCCGCGCGTGGTCAGCGCTTCGCGCAGACGGACGAGCGTCGCCTCGGGCACGGGCGCGCCTCGCCCCTGGATGCGCAGCGCCACCTCCCGCGGCCCCGTGCGCTCGACCTCCACCGTCGCGTCCAGCGTGCCGCGCAGGCTCATGCTCAGGGCGGGGCGCTGGGACTTCACGAAGGCCTCGATGCGCTCGATGAGCTCGAGCGCCGCGTCGACGCGCGCCGTCGGCGGCTCCACCTCCGCGGGCCCTGGCGTCCCCGCCGTCGAAACCTGCGGACGCGGGGTGCCCGTCACTGCGTCCACCCCCGTGTCCGCGTGGACCGGGGCCAGGGGTAGGGGCGGAGGCTCCGTTCGCGGTTCGCGCCTGGGGGGCGTCATCCCCCGCGTGAGCTCCCGGGAGAGCTCGCGGACCACCAGCTCCGTGAGGCGATGCTCGGTGCGCTCCTCATGCCGTGCCCCGGCCTCGTCGCGCACCGTGCTCAACCGCAGTGACTCGGTGTTCATCGCCTGACGCTTCGTGGCGAGGGCCTCCGGATGGGCCAACGCGACGTGGTGCCTGGGCTGCTGCGCCGTCGTTCCCCCGAGTGGCCGTCCGGTGTCGGGGCCACGCGGCGCAAAGGCCTGTGTCCCCGCGGTCCGCAGGGCTCCACCCTGGGGGGGACGTGGGGTCGTCGGGAGGGGCGGTGCGCGGGGGCGCTGGGGGCGCGCGGTCCCGAGGATGTCCTGGAACCGGGCGCCCTCGCGCGTGCTCGTCGACACGGTGTTCCTGGGGGATTCGTCCGGACGCTCGACCTTCATGTCAGCCCTCGCGTGAAGTGGCGGGGAGGGCTGAGCAGGTCGCGTGCCACCGGCTCCGGAGTGGCCGCACGCGGGCGCGGTCGGGCCACGGGGAGGGCGGCGTGCGCGGCGCGGGACGGTCGTCCCGTGGCGCGGTCAGCGGAACTTGCCGAAGGCGCCTGGCTGGACGGGGGCGATACCCGACAGGTCGTTGACCGCGAGCGGACAGTTGGCCAGGGCCATGGGTTCGACGTACGTGGTGATCTTCGACCAGTCCCGCTCCTGGAAGATGAGCCCTTCGCGCAGCTCGATGGTGGCGAGGCCCTTCTTGTACTCCCAGAAGCGCCCCCGGATGAGCACGCGGCTGCCCTTGAGGAGCTTGTTGAGGTCCGTGTACTGCTTGTCGAGCAGCTGCGCGGTGACCTCCACGCGCTCGCGCTTGCGCGGCTTGCCGAAGCGGAACTCGTAGGACGTCGTCGGCCCGGCCTCCGGCTCCGTCCACGCCAGGCGGGCCATCATCTTCGCGGGCTCGGGCTCCTCGCCCTTCTTGAGGCGCTTCTTCTTCGGCTGCTCGAGCTTCACGTCGATGAGCTCCAGGCCGCCGAAGGCCACGTCGTGGTCCAGGTAGTTGTCGCGGAAGAGGGCCTCGGCGGTGGACTGGGCCACCGAGTTGACGCGCAGGACCTCTTCCTTGTAGCGCTCGCGCAGCACGGGGATGGTGAGCAGGAAGCTGTCCACCGGCTGCACGCCCTCGGAGAGGAACTTCAGCCGGGGGATGTCGATGGCGGGGTAGTGCGGCAGGAGCGCCTCGGCGGTCGCCAGCCACTCCGCGCGCAGCTTCCTGTCGATGAGCACCCTGCGCACCATGGCCACGAAGACGGAGTTGCCCTGGAACTGCGGCGTCACCAGCTGGGTGTTCAGCGCCTGCGCGAGCGCGGGGTCGAGCATGAAGTTCTCGTCGCGCCGGTGGAAGAACGGGCCCACCTCGCCGAGCATCGTCAGCAGCGCGCCCACCACCTGCGCGCAGCCCGCGTCGTCGGTCCCCTGGTCGAGCGCGCGGAACATGCGCGTGCGCGTGAAGCGCCGGTCCAGGTCCGTGTCGCGGAAGACGGGGGCCTCGCCTGTTCCGAAGAAGACCTCCGGCTGGGCGGCGGCGGGCAGGGACAGCAGGCTCAGGCAGAGCGTGAACAGTCGGGCGAGTCGCATGCGCCCGGCAGCCTATCACCCCGAGGCCCCCGCGCAGAGCCCCCGCGCCTCGGCCGGAGCGGCGACGGCCCGCAGGACGAGGAGGGCCGCGACGAGCTCCAGCACGCCGGCCACGGCGAAGAGCCGGTGTCCTCCGAGCCAGTCGTAGCC
This window encodes:
- the fdxA gene encoding ferredoxin FdxA, with protein sequence MAYVVADPCIKCKYTDCVEVCPVNCFYEGANFLVIHPDECIDCGACEPVCPTKAIFPETELPEKWKEYKALNADFAGRWPNLAEKKKELPEAEDYKTQENKRSLLDPAPGK